A genomic window from Fundidesulfovibrio magnetotacticus includes:
- a CDS encoding WD40 repeat domain-containing protein — translation MSAPENLSPGLWQWSTGAFAERVAFSADAGSLAVALGDGRLGVVSLPSGTMEYFPVHRGSCLSVAAHPAGGWITGGDDGVLAYVDAKGAAEQIALASGCWLEHMAASRAGDMLAVAAGRNVLALDLHAGSMATLGPHPGAVLGLCVSPAGGVLAATHAGGFTLWDLQEAQTPTRLDLQGMNIAPAFSPDGSYLALGHQENTIHVVDLESRKVFQLGGLPARPGRLAWSHDGGLLLHTGTKAVLGWPVPGCFAPNPAPVAFAVQPEARMTALDANPRIPFAACGFADGTLLLAELKRMAAHPLDLEPLAPATCALWSPQGLHLACAFEDGRVALLDLRAFLAQG, via the coding sequence ATGAGCGCCCCCGAAAACCTCTCCCCCGGCCTGTGGCAGTGGTCGACAGGGGCCTTCGCCGAGCGCGTGGCCTTTTCGGCGGACGCGGGCTCCCTGGCCGTGGCCCTGGGCGACGGCCGCCTGGGCGTGGTCTCCCTGCCCTCGGGGACCATGGAATACTTCCCCGTGCACCGGGGCTCCTGCCTGAGCGTGGCCGCCCATCCCGCCGGTGGCTGGATCACCGGCGGCGACGACGGCGTGCTGGCCTACGTGGACGCCAAGGGCGCGGCCGAACAGATCGCCCTGGCCAGCGGCTGCTGGCTGGAGCACATGGCCGCCTCCCGCGCAGGAGACATGCTGGCCGTGGCCGCCGGGCGCAACGTCCTGGCGCTGGACCTTCACGCGGGTTCCATGGCCACCCTGGGGCCGCACCCCGGGGCGGTGTTGGGGCTCTGCGTCAGCCCGGCCGGGGGCGTTTTGGCCGCCACCCACGCCGGGGGCTTCACCTTGTGGGACCTCCAGGAGGCCCAGACCCCCACGCGACTGGACCTCCAGGGCATGAACATCGCCCCGGCCTTCTCGCCCGACGGTTCGTATCTGGCGTTGGGGCACCAGGAGAACACCATCCATGTGGTGGACCTGGAATCGCGCAAGGTCTTCCAACTGGGGGGGCTGCCCGCCCGGCCCGGCCGCCTGGCCTGGTCCCACGACGGTGGGCTTCTTTTGCACACGGGCACCAAGGCCGTGCTGGGCTGGCCCGTGCCCGGCTGCTTCGCCCCCAATCCCGCGCCCGTGGCCTTCGCCGTGCAGCCCGAGGCGCGCATGACCGCCCTGGACGCCAACCCGCGCATCCCCTTCGCGGCCTGCGGCTTCGCGGACGGCACGCTGCTCCTGGCGGAGCTCAAGCGCATGGCCGCCCATCCCCTGGACCTGGAGCCCCTTGCCCCCGCCACCTGCGCCCTCTGGAGCCCCCAGGGCCTGCACCTGGCCTGCGCTTTCGAGGACGGCCGCGTGGCCCTCCTGGACCTGCGCGCCTTCCTGGCCCAGGGCTGA
- a CDS encoding CobW family GTP-binding protein, with protein MPPIPVTVLTGFLGAGKTTLLNRVLTGAHGKRYAVIVNEFGEAGIDNELVATSDEEIFEMNNGCVCCTVRGDLIRMVAGLTRRKGRLDGILVETTGLADPAPVIQTFFLDAETRERAALDSVATVVDARHVHAQLESQPEAREQVVFADLVIVNKADLVDAQGLEAAVRAVRSLNPRAEVLVAERCDVPVEKVLGRGSFDLAKLLDIEPDLLDENAHEHSHGHVGSVSLVSERPVDFERFKAWIGGYLNEHGQRVMRCKGVLHLPGERQRMVFQGVHMLLEMGFGLPWREGERPMSKAVFIGKNLDRLALEIAFRDCLVKQ; from the coding sequence ATGCCTCCCATTCCCGTCACGGTGCTCACCGGCTTCCTGGGGGCCGGCAAGACGACCCTTCTTAACCGGGTGCTCACGGGCGCTCACGGCAAACGCTACGCCGTCATCGTCAACGAGTTCGGCGAGGCCGGCATCGACAACGAGCTGGTGGCCACCTCGGACGAGGAAATCTTCGAGATGAACAACGGCTGCGTCTGCTGCACCGTGCGCGGCGACCTCATCCGCATGGTGGCCGGGCTCACGCGGCGCAAGGGCCGCCTGGACGGCATCCTGGTGGAGACCACCGGGCTGGCCGACCCCGCCCCCGTGATCCAGACCTTCTTCCTGGACGCCGAAACCCGCGAGCGCGCCGCCCTGGACAGCGTGGCCACCGTGGTGGACGCCCGCCACGTCCACGCCCAGCTGGAGAGTCAGCCCGAGGCCCGCGAGCAGGTGGTCTTCGCGGACCTGGTGATCGTCAACAAGGCCGACCTGGTGGACGCCCAGGGCCTGGAGGCCGCCGTGCGGGCCGTGCGCTCGCTCAATCCCCGGGCCGAGGTGCTCGTGGCCGAGCGCTGCGACGTGCCCGTGGAGAAGGTGCTGGGCCGGGGCTCCTTCGACCTCGCCAAACTGCTGGACATCGAGCCCGACCTCCTGGACGAGAACGCCCACGAACATTCCCACGGCCACGTGGGCTCGGTGTCGCTGGTGAGCGAGCGCCCCGTGGACTTCGAGCGCTTCAAGGCCTGGATCGGCGGCTACTTGAACGAGCACGGCCAGCGGGTGATGCGCTGCAAGGGCGTGCTGCATCTGCCCGGCGAACGCCAGCGCATGGTCTTCCAGGGCGTGCACATGCTCCTGGAGATGGGCTTCGGCCTGCCCTGGAGGGAGGGCGAGCGCCCCATGAGCAAGGCCGTGTTCATCGGCAAGAACCTGGACCGCCTGGCCCTGGAGATCGCCTTCCGCGACTGCCTGGTGAAGCAATGA
- a CDS encoding HD-GYP domain-containing protein, with protein MIKRIPVALLKPGMFVHGFDLSWFRHPFVSTRLGVVRDQRLVDELARLGVRHVEVDTERSQDLTAVTEPACSPELSAAPPATGDSPERPGAPRLAPCPPPGDRGAAVRFARKLFDHAMNATRGLMEDVSRGDPVDLDELKPCIAKVVESVNTNEDVLHLVLSLKAHDDYTYTHCLNLAALGVLLGKTLGLEGDQLELLGLAGMLHDVGKCKIPGGLVSKPGPLTPAEFETMKGHALLGYEHLAAHPNPGLPESVLRAVLEHHERLDGTGYPQGLARGGIHPFSSIISVVDIYDALTSDRVYRPRISGHLALRTLFNLRGQALPEELVDSFIKRLGVYPAMSVVQLRNGCYALVMRQTPGKPLFPEVMVFCDKDRNPLYRRRVDTWRLCGELSRKEFEIQRTVEPSEMPPPQAVFAAAP; from the coding sequence ATGATCAAGCGTATTCCTGTGGCGCTGCTGAAACCCGGCATGTTCGTGCACGGGTTCGATCTCTCCTGGTTCAGACACCCCTTCGTGTCCACCAGGCTGGGCGTGGTGCGCGACCAGCGGCTCGTGGACGAGCTGGCCCGCCTGGGCGTGCGCCACGTGGAAGTGGACACCGAGCGGAGCCAGGATTTGACGGCGGTGACGGAGCCCGCCTGCTCCCCCGAACTTTCCGCCGCGCCCCCGGCGACAGGGGACTCCCCGGAACGCCCCGGCGCGCCACGTCTGGCCCCCTGCCCCCCGCCCGGCGACCGCGGCGCCGCCGTGCGCTTCGCCCGCAAGCTCTTCGACCACGCCATGAACGCCACACGGGGCCTCATGGAGGACGTCTCCCGGGGCGACCCCGTGGACCTCGACGAGCTCAAGCCCTGCATCGCAAAAGTGGTGGAGTCCGTGAACACCAACGAGGACGTGCTCCACCTGGTGCTCTCCCTCAAGGCCCACGACGACTACACCTACACCCACTGCCTCAACCTTGCCGCCCTGGGCGTGCTCCTGGGCAAGACCCTGGGCCTGGAGGGCGACCAGCTCGAACTGCTGGGCCTGGCGGGCATGCTCCACGACGTGGGCAAGTGCAAGATCCCCGGAGGGCTCGTCTCCAAGCCCGGGCCGCTCACCCCGGCGGAGTTCGAGACCATGAAGGGCCACGCCCTCCTGGGCTACGAGCACCTGGCCGCCCATCCCAATCCCGGCCTGCCCGAGAGCGTGCTGCGCGCCGTGCTGGAACACCACGAGCGCCTGGACGGCACGGGCTATCCCCAGGGCCTCGCGCGGGGGGGCATCCACCCTTTCAGCTCCATCATCAGCGTGGTGGACATCTACGACGCCCTCACCTCCGACCGCGTCTACCGCCCGCGCATCTCCGGCCATCTGGCCCTGCGCACGCTCTTCAACCTGCGCGGCCAGGCCCTGCCAGAGGAACTGGTGGACAGCTTCATCAAACGCCTGGGGGTCTATCCGGCCATGAGCGTGGTGCAGCTGCGCAACGGCTGCTACGCCCTGGTGATGCGCCAGACGCCGGGCAAGCCGCTCTTCCCCGAGGTGATGGTGTTCTGCGACAAGGACCGCAACCCCCTCTACCGCAGGCGCGTGGACACCTGGAGGCTCTGCGGCGAACTCTCCCGGAAGGAGTTCGAGATCCAGCGCACCGTGGAGCCCAGTGAAATGCCGCCGCCCCAGGCCGTGTTCGCCGCCGCCCCGTGA
- a CDS encoding lytic murein transglycosylase, which yields MNTPVRFRPAARILACLCLAACLLAFPAPSVRAAATLDAVKARLIADGVPRDQVEAAFARPSVRFTEGPMSQKLFDKFTAKYGSDTIRGLQQRLMELGWYSGKATGRTDFVFRLSVRAFQKSLGLKETGKASPELLVAARREKNKAPAEEQARLKVLAEKGPPDVWESIFAPERLAEAREFYNANQALLEEIHKAYGVPPAVTTGLLTLETRTGRFLGDDLALNNLASLAACTTADPVMDAFQGERVTPDRKAWLDAKAAETAAWAYKELKALFRYAQENRLDVTAMPGSYMGAIGISQFMPTSLLAYGRDGDGDGRVDIFNLRDAMHSMGNYLNAHGVKGNLDDDAAVRAALFRYNHSQTYVNTIMGLAAWLKGAPAPVSGGQAGQ from the coding sequence ATGAACACCCCCGTCCGCTTCCGCCCCGCCGCCCGGATCCTGGCCTGCCTGTGCCTCGCCGCCTGCCTCCTGGCCTTTCCGGCCCCGTCCGTCCGGGCTGCGGCCACTCTCGACGCCGTGAAGGCCCGGCTCATCGCGGACGGCGTGCCCCGCGACCAGGTGGAGGCCGCCTTCGCCCGCCCCTCGGTACGCTTCACCGAAGGCCCCATGTCCCAGAAGCTCTTCGACAAGTTCACTGCCAAGTACGGCTCCGACACCATCCGGGGCCTGCAGCAGCGGCTCATGGAGCTGGGCTGGTACTCGGGCAAGGCGACCGGGCGCACGGACTTCGTGTTCCGCCTGAGCGTGCGCGCCTTCCAGAAGTCCCTGGGCCTCAAGGAGACCGGCAAGGCCAGCCCCGAACTGCTGGTGGCCGCGCGGCGCGAAAAGAACAAGGCCCCGGCCGAGGAGCAGGCCCGGCTCAAGGTCCTGGCCGAGAAGGGGCCGCCGGACGTGTGGGAGTCCATCTTCGCGCCCGAGCGCCTGGCCGAGGCCCGTGAGTTCTACAACGCCAACCAGGCCCTGCTGGAGGAGATCCACAAGGCCTACGGCGTGCCCCCGGCCGTGACCACCGGGCTCCTCACCCTGGAGACGCGCACCGGCCGCTTCCTGGGAGACGACCTGGCGCTCAACAATCTGGCCAGCCTGGCCGCCTGCACCACCGCCGACCCCGTGATGGACGCCTTCCAGGGCGAGCGCGTCACCCCGGACCGCAAGGCCTGGCTGGACGCCAAGGCCGCCGAGACCGCCGCATGGGCCTACAAGGAGCTCAAGGCCCTCTTCCGCTACGCCCAGGAGAACCGCCTGGACGTGACGGCCATGCCCGGGTCCTACATGGGGGCCATCGGCATCAGCCAGTTCATGCCCACAAGCCTGTTGGCCTACGGACGCGACGGCGACGGCGACGGCCGCGTGGACATCTTCAACCTGCGCGACGCCATGCACTCCATGGGCAACTATCTCAACGCCCACGGCGTGAAAGGCAACCTCGACGACGACGCGGCCGTGCGCGCCGCCCTCTTCCGCTACAACCACTCCCAGACCTACGTGAACACCATCATGGGCCTGGCCGCCTGGCTCAAGGGCGCGCCCGCGCCGGTGTCCGGAGGGCAGGCGGGGCAGTAA
- a CDS encoding HD-GYP domain-containing protein, whose product MSALKRIPLEKLRPGMFVHGFELSWFKHPYLTTRIGLLRDADRIEELRALGVPGVQIDVTRGLDVEPDPQPEPCAPAEEAPACRDALAEVPPQWDTGQTLRYARRLFVQSMESTRRFLAQAEAGQDLNMDEASRIVGVMVETAKSNRSVLRLLSVLKSYDDYTYTHSLNVAALGVLFGQDLGLGEDKLRILGLSGLLHDVGKCLIPREILTKPQSLTPAEFEVMKRHTVLGWRYVQDQGQIPGVVAEAVLDHHERQDGTGYPRNLKGNGIPGLPRILSVLDVYDALTSDRVYRAGLSPHAALRTIYTEMNASLPRDLLMRFVRCVGVYPPGTVVQLKNGFYAVVTGSNPRQPLHPPMTLFLGPDRKPVRPRRVETVRLGTGSSGSGYEIARTVEPSEVQPPGSDIWL is encoded by the coding sequence ATGAGCGCCCTCAAGCGCATCCCCCTGGAAAAGCTCCGACCCGGCATGTTCGTGCATGGGTTCGAACTCTCCTGGTTCAAGCATCCCTATTTGACCACGCGCATCGGCCTCTTGCGCGACGCCGACAGGATAGAGGAACTGCGCGCCCTGGGCGTGCCCGGCGTGCAGATCGACGTGACTCGCGGCCTCGACGTGGAACCCGATCCCCAGCCCGAGCCCTGCGCCCCGGCGGAAGAAGCCCCGGCCTGCAGGGACGCCCTGGCGGAAGTGCCCCCCCAGTGGGACACCGGGCAGACCCTGCGCTACGCCCGCAGGCTCTTCGTGCAGTCCATGGAGTCCACCCGCCGGTTCCTGGCCCAGGCCGAGGCGGGCCAGGACCTGAACATGGACGAGGCCAGCCGCATCGTGGGCGTGATGGTGGAGACGGCCAAGTCCAACCGGAGCGTGCTGCGCCTGCTCTCCGTCCTGAAATCCTACGACGACTACACCTACACCCACAGCCTCAACGTGGCGGCCCTGGGCGTGCTCTTCGGGCAAGACCTGGGCCTGGGCGAGGACAAACTGCGCATCCTGGGGCTCTCGGGCCTGCTGCACGACGTGGGCAAGTGCCTGATCCCGCGCGAGATACTCACCAAGCCCCAATCGCTCACCCCGGCCGAGTTCGAGGTGATGAAACGCCACACCGTGCTGGGCTGGCGCTACGTGCAGGACCAGGGCCAGATCCCCGGCGTCGTGGCCGAGGCCGTGCTGGACCACCACGAACGCCAGGACGGCACCGGCTATCCCCGGAACCTCAAGGGCAACGGCATCCCGGGCCTGCCCAGGATCCTCTCGGTGCTCGACGTCTACGACGCCCTCACCTCCGACCGGGTCTACCGCGCCGGGCTCTCGCCCCACGCCGCCCTGCGCACCATCTACACCGAGATGAACGCCTCCCTCCCGCGCGATCTGCTCATGCGTTTCGTGCGCTGCGTGGGCGTCTACCCGCCAGGCACCGTGGTCCAGCTCAAGAACGGGTTCTACGCCGTGGTCACCGGAAGCAACCCCCGACAGCCCCTGCACCCGCCCATGACCCTCTTCCTGGGGCCGGACAGGAAACCCGTGCGCCCGCGCCGCGTGGAAACCGTGCGCCTGGGCACGGGCTCCAGCGGTTCTGGCTACGAAATCGCCCGCACCGTGGAGCCCTCCGAGGTCCAGCCGCCGGGCTCCGACATCTGGCTCTGA